One window of Dehalobacterium formicoaceticum genomic DNA carries:
- a CDS encoding PIN domain-containing protein — MRIMLDTNVLISAFIFKSSAMNKVIETILLEHRLVLSSFVVDELKRVVLKKFPGKLGALDDF; from the coding sequence ATGAGGATAATGCTGGATACAAATGTTTTAATTTCTGCTTTCATATTTAAAAGCAGTGCTATGAATAAGGTTATTGAAACTATTTTACTTGAGCATAGACTTGTTTTATCTTCATTTGTAGTCGATGAGTTGAAACGGGTTGTTTTGAAAAAGTTTCCAGGAAAATTGGGCGCGCTTGATGATTTTTAA
- a CDS encoding transposase, whose protein sequence is MFRENNEHLQQNLFNNLFTMDSRLAKKLEKSWPAFFYEHVFCKIDESLFSPLYCSDNGRPNFPVNILMGLDLIKEIRGYTDEVLLEEYAYNFQISYALGLRTLEERYFASRTLYEFRARLYNYSLEHPEEADLIFTQFEKLTDHFIKVAGLDTDEARMDSTQIMSNIKLAGRISLAYDVLVNGIKVPISLKMQRPKGLKSITQI, encoded by the coding sequence ATGTTTAGAGAAAACAATGAACATTTACAACAAAACTTATTTAATAATCTTTTTACTATGGATTCACGACTTGCTAAAAAACTTGAAAAGTCCTGGCCAGCATTCTTTTATGAACATGTTTTTTGCAAAATAGATGAAAGCTTGTTTTCTCCGTTATACTGTAGTGATAACGGACGTCCCAACTTCCCTGTAAATATTTTAATGGGTCTGGATCTAATCAAAGAAATTCGTGGATATACAGATGAAGTTCTTCTTGAAGAATACGCCTATAACTTTCAAATCTCATATGCTTTAGGCCTTAGAACCTTAGAGGAACGCTACTTTGCATCCCGAACTCTATATGAGTTTAGAGCCAGGCTTTACAATTATTCTCTTGAACATCCGGAAGAAGCAGACCTTATTTTTACTCAGTTTGAAAAACTTACAGATCATTTTATTAAAGTTGCCGGACTTGATACCGATGAAGCACGTATGGATTCCACCCAAATTATGTCCAATATAAAACTAGCTGGCCGTATCTCACTGGCTTACGATGTTCTAGTCAATGGAATAAAGGTTCCGATATCGTTGAAGATGCAAAGACCCAAGGGATTGAAATCCATTACACAGATATGA
- a CDS encoding Crp/Fnr family transcriptional regulator, whose translation MKAYLDQLFDTPLFQNINPNDAKDLLICLTPTTKSYAKGNYITRSGENIHAIGVVLQGMVQMLKEDVWGNRTILTVMPEKSIFGETFVCSGYYNSTVSFQAAADCTILFLSFDRILHSCAKACTFHHRLIDNVVIMIAQKNIQLMEKIELTSMKTLREKILLYLSLQAQRNNRLYFTIPMSRLEMAEYLGAERSALSRELSRMKKDGLIDYDRNTFRLLGK comes from the coding sequence ATGAAAGCATACCTGGACCAACTGTTTGATACACCGTTATTTCAAAATATAAACCCCAATGATGCGAAGGATCTTCTTATCTGCCTTACACCCACGACAAAATCCTATGCTAAAGGCAATTATATCACTCGCTCCGGGGAAAATATCCATGCCATCGGTGTTGTTTTGCAGGGCATGGTGCAAATGCTGAAGGAAGATGTCTGGGGTAACAGAACTATTTTGACGGTAATGCCGGAAAAGAGCATTTTTGGGGAAACTTTTGTCTGCAGCGGATATTATAACAGCACCGTTTCCTTTCAGGCAGCTGCAGACTGCACGATTCTTTTTCTTTCTTTTGACCGGATCCTCCATTCCTGCGCCAAAGCCTGTACCTTTCATCACCGTTTGATTGACAATGTTGTGATCATGATTGCCCAGAAGAATATTCAACTGATGGAGAAGATAGAATTAACTTCGATGAAAACCCTGAGAGAAAAGATCCTGCTTTATCTTTCCTTGCAGGCACAGCGAAACAACAGGCTTTATTTTACCATCCCTATGAGTAGACTAGAAATGGCGGAATACCTGGGTGCGGAACGAAGTGCTTTGTCCCGGGAATTATCACGGATGAAGAAGGACGGCCTGATCGATTACGATAGAAATACCTTCAGGCTTTTAGGAAAGTAA
- a CDS encoding transposase has product MTGRKKTSDKLPYNDFEIENKENILRCPAGQESIRSEFNEKSKTLSAHFNREICNECPLKENCRVKFQKKDTVVRVTQKALVAEETRLKLEAKEERKEATSKRAAIEGTNSTLKRAQEMDKLSVRGIIKGHLVVGKKLIAHNFRQLTIFFNGDIRKKVKESLKPNQGIPVAI; this is encoded by the coding sequence ATGACTGGCCGCAAAAAAACCAGCGATAAACTTCCTTACAATGATTTTGAGATTGAGAATAAAGAAAATATTCTTCGTTGTCCTGCAGGTCAAGAGTCCATCAGATCGGAATTTAATGAAAAAAGCAAAACACTGAGTGCCCATTTCAACCGTGAAATTTGTAATGAATGCCCCCTTAAAGAAAATTGCCGAGTCAAATTCCAGAAAAAAGATACTGTCGTACGGGTAACCCAAAAGGCCTTAGTTGCCGAAGAAACTCGCTTAAAGCTTGAAGCTAAAGAAGAACGAAAAGAAGCCACAAGTAAAAGAGCCGCTATTGAAGGAACAAACTCAACATTAAAAAGAGCACAAGAAATGGATAAACTTAGTGTAAGGGGTATCATAAAAGGCCATCTAGTTGTAGGAAAAAAGTTAATCGCCCATAATTTTCGCCAGTTAACTATATTCTTTAACGGAGATATCCGCAAAAAAGTAAAAGAATCACTCAAACCAAACCAAGGGATACCTGTCGCTATTTAA
- a CDS encoding AbrB/MazE/SpoVT family DNA-binding domain-containing protein: MELAKVMSKGQVTIPINIRKKLNLKEGDKVVFIEKDGNIIVVNSAMLALQKIQSSFEGEAERLGLGTEDDVVDLVKEIRREAHQEKQGNNI, translated from the coding sequence ATGGAATTAGCAAAAGTAATGTCTAAAGGGCAAGTAACAATTCCAATTAATATCAGAAAAAAACTCAACCTTAAAGAAGGTGATAAGGTAGTATTTATTGAGAAGGATGGAAACATCATTGTGGTAAATTCAGCTATGTTGGCTCTTCAAAAGATTCAATCTTCTTTTGAGGGTGAAGCAGAAAGATTAGGTCTAGGAACAGAAGATGACGTTGTAGACTTAGTAAAAGAAATTAGAAGAGAAGCACATCAAGAAAAGCAGGGAAATAACATATGA
- a CDS encoding PAS domain-containing protein: protein MPEEERLAYTHTLIHPDDTTGGNSIPYYIEIGAARFDLEYRIKTVDSGYIWAKHRGKIVYNEKGQAVKVYGVTFDITERKHMEDALRESEAKYRTIFETSQEGIWVINGNDQTILVNERLQQMLGYSFDELMGRSPQAFMAPEFQAAANERLADHMEENKQVIDYRFIKKDGSSLWCILSSTPLFDKNGKFDGSIAMFSDITDRKKTEIEKDHYMKIAEERADWLQAIMDLIPAGIWVSDHTGKVVMVNQETVNMYRGSSPLFGSLEEYTSHKLFLPGTDEPVVFKPFQPKEALIGVVLDFERFDGTRGTQVASTEALRDKEVNIINYVVVAMDITPLREAEKALKKSENNALELVDKLNQAKEELTNALHLAEQKSAEWNAIVDAVPDGLTVYGKSGEILYMNDAVKNIIDNYDASISDGVE, encoded by the coding sequence GTGCCCGAGGAAGAACGTCTGGCATATACGCATACACTGATCCATCCCGACGATACAACAGGGGGCAACTCTATTCCTTATTACATAGAAATCGGAGCCGCCAGGTTTGATCTGGAATACCGCATAAAGACCGTGGACAGCGGATATATCTGGGCGAAGCACCGGGGGAAGATCGTTTATAATGAGAAGGGGCAAGCGGTCAAGGTCTATGGAGTCACATTTGATATTACCGAGCGTAAGCACATGGAGGATGCGCTGCGGGAGAGTGAAGCAAAATATCGCACTATTTTTGAAACATCACAAGAAGGTATCTGGGTAATAAACGGCAACGATCAAACCATACTGGTAAACGAAAGACTTCAGCAGATGCTCGGCTACTCCTTTGATGAATTGATGGGCCGGTCTCCCCAGGCATTTATGGCCCCGGAATTTCAAGCCGCGGCTAATGAGAGACTGGCTGATCATATGGAAGAAAACAAGCAAGTAATAGACTACAGATTCATTAAGAAAGATGGAAGCTCTCTGTGGTGTATCCTCTCCTCAACACCGTTATTTGATAAAAACGGCAAATTTGATGGTTCGATTGCTATGTTCTCCGACATCACCGATCGCAAAAAAACCGAGATAGAAAAAGATCATTATATGAAAATCGCAGAAGAAAGAGCTGATTGGCTTCAAGCCATAATGGATTTAATACCTGCCGGTATTTGGGTTTCGGATCATACGGGAAAAGTGGTTATGGTGAATCAAGAAACGGTAAATATGTATAGGGGCAGTTCTCCCTTGTTCGGTAGCCTTGAAGAATACACTTCACATAAATTATTCCTGCCCGGCACCGACGAACCGGTAGTATTTAAACCATTCCAACCGAAGGAAGCACTGATTGGTGTGGTCTTGGATTTTGAACGGTTTGACGGCACGAGGGGGACCCAAGTCGCTTCAACCGAAGCTCTACGTGATAAGGAAGTAAATATTATCAACTATGTGGTTGTTGCAATGGATATAACTCCCCTAAGAGAGGCAGAAAAAGCTCTTAAGAAAAGTGAAAATAATGCCTTAGAATTAGTTGATAAACTGAATCAAGCGAAAGAAGAATTAACAAATGCGCTGCACCTAGCTGAGCAAAAGTCAGCCGAATGGAATGCTATCGTCGACGCAGTACCTGATGGTTTAACTGTATATGGAAAAAGTGGAGAAATTCTATATATGAATGATGCCGTCAAAAATATTATTGACAACTATGATGCATCGATATCAGATGGTGTTGAATGA
- a CDS encoding methylenetetrahydrofolate reductase yields the protein MRNHIKNKIYLVETLPPKQDTERLEDDLQLFAKKFNKVMKSGYCACIGDNPMGNLYFKGIEIIEELKLDINPEQVIIHLNTFHTKEDLHSILDRCESKGIKYLLVLSGDGSERLPKLQPSELGIEGMAELVTSVELLKYIKEKYQDTFILGVAFNPYKPKEPEFNKLQKKIDAGASFIITQPIIERNAVVDEVLEKYLDVPLIVEAWMSKNLRLLSDIVGYEVVENTQFNPIETLKMLHTFYPKCGFYLSFLGFKSQYHLIENIWI from the coding sequence ATGAGAAATCATATAAAAAATAAGATATACCTTGTTGAAACACTTCCCCCAAAACAAGATACCGAAAGGCTGGAAGATGATCTTCAACTTTTTGCTAAAAAATTCAATAAAGTTATGAAAAGTGGTTATTGTGCTTGTATTGGAGATAACCCTATGGGAAATCTTTATTTTAAAGGCATAGAAATTATAGAAGAGTTAAAACTTGATATAAATCCTGAACAGGTAATAATTCACCTTAATACATTCCATACCAAAGAAGACTTACACAGCATCCTTGATAGATGCGAATCCAAAGGAATCAAATATCTGTTAGTTTTGAGTGGTGATGGTTCAGAACGTCTGCCAAAGCTTCAACCTTCAGAATTGGGAATTGAAGGAATGGCAGAGTTAGTTACCTCTGTTGAATTATTAAAATATATAAAAGAAAAATATCAAGATACTTTTATTCTAGGTGTAGCTTTTAATCCATATAAACCGAAAGAACCTGAGTTTAATAAACTACAAAAAAAGATAGACGCTGGTGCATCATTTATTATAACTCAGCCAATTATTGAGAGAAACGCTGTCGTTGATGAAGTATTAGAAAAATATTTGGATGTACCCCTTATTGTAGAAGCATGGATGAGTAAAAATCTTCGCCTGCTCTCTGACATAGTTGGATATGAGGTCGTAGAAAATACGCAATTCAACCCTATCGAAACACTAAAAATGCTCCATACATTTTACCCTAAATGTGGCTTTTATTTATCATTTCTAGGATTTAAGTCACAATATCATCTAATAGAAAATATATGGATCTAA